The genomic window ACTGAGAAACCTTGTCAGGCCCAGCTAAGCTGATTCCAATTAAAGCTCCTAACAGAGTTCCAGCTGTTTTACTACCTCAAATAGCACTGAACATAGCAAGGTTTATGAAGCATTCAGAAGTCAAATACCCTATTAACATAAACATGGAGTGAAATAAACTCGACTAATTTCAGCTTTCTTTTCATTCATTAAAGTTGAACTAATCTAAGATGTTTAGGTTTCctttttatgcaaaacaaaacacaCTATTTGAACTGTTTCATGATttattccacaaatctaccgttgGAGTAAGATCATTTTATCATtacaatttttattatatttcagagAGATgtaaacaaacagagagagaatggTGACTGTAAACATTGGGAATGAACATTGGGAATGGTATCTTTTCTTGCTTCTAAGTGGAATGGCTTAGAAAATAATTTGCAAACTTAAGCTTTGGTTTCAGTAATTTGTGAAATGGTCTTTCAAAATACTTTATGGAtaacaatattaaatattaaaacggAATGAAACAAAGCAAGAATATTTATACATGAATAGGACACAATGTAATAGTATTCTTACTTACTGCACTGAGATCTGTgtctggggctgcccttgaagagtattcggcgacttcagctggtccagaatgcagccgcgcgagcgatcgtgggtgcacctcgtttcacccacgtaacacctatcctccgtgagctgcactggctgcctgttgatctccgggtgcgcttcaaggtgctagttgtcacctacaaagcccttcatggtattggatctgggtacttgagagaccgcctactgccaattacctccactaggccaataagatcccatagattaggcctcctccgaattccatcagccggtcaatgtcgactggcaactacccggaggagagccttctcggtggctactccgaccctctggaacgaactccccgtggagattcgtaccctcaccaccctccagaccttctgcgtagcccttaaaacctggctgtcccgacaggcctggggctaaaaactttaaccccacccgaatagtatgactgttgcactttttaatgatgtattgtcttcatctatgtaacttgttttgtccttctctccccctgaattgtgagccgccctgagtcccctcagggaaaagggcggcatacaaataaagtaaatcctaaatcctaatttaataatattataatacaatagcagagttggaagggaccttggaggtcttctagtccaaccccctgcctaggcaggaaaccttataccattccagacaaatggctatccaacatcttcttaaagacttgcagtgttggggcattcacaacttctggaggcaaattgttccactgattaattgttctgtcaggaaatttctcctcagttctaagttgattctctccttgattagtttccacccattgcttcttgttctaccctcaggtgccttggaaaatagtttgactccctcttctttgtggcaacccctgagatattggaacactgctatcatgtctcccctagtccttctttctattaaatatatatttctataaaatatatatatttctataaaaatatatttttatgtattaCATTTGAGCAAATCTTTCATCAATTAAACataaaacagataaataaaaaataagtttgGGCTGGCATGcttcaaaaaaatatttggaagagaTCCACAGAACATCTTTAAAGCAGCTGTAGTTTATTGTTTATTCAGGCTTCaatctcaacccccccccccaaaaaacctgtgttcttaagaaatgctttagaTTCAAATTCCCAAGCTTTCAAAAAACTTGTTCTAAATTATTTCAAGGGATGTATAGGCTATGATATAATTTACATACATCATGGGAATCATAGCACCCACAATAACTTTAGCTGGCTTTGGAGACCCTCAAAATGAAATTTGATCCAATACAAGACCAAAGGTCAAATTCAAAATGTCAGCACAGCcagcccagaggcctggagctgccattcagggggaaaacccaatccagctgccaagactcacctgACTTCACTCCTACACAACAGCTGAGTAAATCTACAAAGCTAATGATAACTGACTGACAACAATCTATGATTAATTGACGGGTGGTGTTTGTTTTGGGTTACAAGGGatgggtgtgcacatgcacgaGGTGCAGGTTATTCTAATTACtaagtaactataaaaggtggtggggagcaccaGGTGGCAGCTCTgataatttattcattgccttagtgctttgttggtcagttcgtgccaaaggaagaatacaaactgcatttcaaaccgtttctgtgtttggctgttttcattactCTTCGGAACCTGACACAAGATTCTACAGGATTCAAAATAACAAGTGATTAACAATTCCAAACTTTAAGTTGCTAGAATGCTAGATACATAACATGGATTGTATGTTGAAAGTGGATTGTATTGCTTTATGGCTCCTTTTGGTCCTATTTGGGAAATGAACAGGGCTCCATGACAGTCTGCATAACTATCTTAACAACTGTTTTTGAAACGTATACTTCCACAATAGTTCAGTTTAGCATATTGGTTTTAGTATCGTCAAATACATATGGCTGCCTTAAAAGAAACTAAGGGGAATATTgagatatttaattaaaattttaaaatcttacGTATCAGAACATTTGTTAGGCTTTATCGACTACAAGTGAAGCATGACTCAGAATCCAAACTGGtcagagaatgaatgaataagtggATGCAGAATTTGGTTGCATTAATAGAGATGCAACAATGGAGATTTCAGTGGAAGaagtaaattaaatatattctgAATGCTGAGAGAAAATTGGTTTGTTTTATCACTAGTATACTATTCCAGTTTTAATTGAAAAATTGgcaattatttttcaaaaaaaattgctggAAAAATAATGAGTATGTCAGATAATTTCTACATCTCGTGGCCATGCTGTAAAGCTCCCCAGTTATGGAAAACAATTCATActagaataaaataaagaaaagctgAATTCTTGTTTAAATAAACTTTATCGAACCATACATCCCCTCAAAATATACTGAATTAGCTTTATATATGACAACTGCTGCAAGGCTTCCTAAATGCTTGTTACTAAAAGGATTGTCTGATCCAATGGTTTAGAATGGAAGAATGGCTAACCAAATTGTGGGAATATGATTTAATAATGCTGTGAAAACTGACTGACTCCCAAAATAGTGtctgttaaaacaatttcaattgAAGACCTCTTGGGCTGTAGAACTGACAAATTATATTAGGAACTGTGGTCTCCCTGCCTTTTATACAATTAGAGGACTAAGCTAAAAAGATTGCTGAACTAAGAATTTTGGAGAAGTACAGAAAAATACAGCAATCCTCAGTAAATTTGGCAGATTGAAATGGATGAGCTGCTACAAACATACCTTCAAATTACCAAGTATTGAATCACCAAAATGCTTAAACTTCATAGAATGGTGTTTACTCGAACAATATTTGAGCTGCTGGGTTGAATATGAAAGATTTGGCCAAGTTGCTTACATTAAAAATACTCTATATTATTTATGAAGTTTCAGAGATAGAAGACTTAACACATATCTTATTTGAATGTCAATTgtataaaaaagaaagacatcAGTATCCTGGACGGCACATTAGATGAATGATCTATTAGGATTCTTATATTAAAACAGCATTTTTAATATGCATTCAGAATTCAAAAATTACATACAATACAGCCCTTTATTTGTACAAAACAGTTCAATTGAGATCTGCCTGTATGGTTCTAATTGAGATAAATTTTAGGGTTGATACAGAAATACAATgtgcatttttattctttttttatttaatttgttttctctttctcaattttttaaatttttatattctGCATTTTAGATCTAGTAAATAATCAACAATgaactattgctatattgctattgctttgatgTATAGAATAATGTGATATCGTAAAAGTAATTTAACACTGATTTCAGCTCAAATTGGAAACCATTCTTAGATTATAATCTGATACATGGACTGGTACCACATGCAAAATTTGAGTTTATTTATGCCCAGAatcaatatttcaattttataagGTAGCAAAATTAGAACAGATTCTTATTAACATGGACTGAATGTTTTCCAGCATATAATTCCATTTTGTGATTTATATTGTGTTGAACATGGTTCTTGATATTCACGTTCAGCTCAAGTTTAAGTTTTTAGTGTGACATAATATTaaaccttgaccccttccagtccggcttcagacctggttacagcacagaaaccgctttggtcgcattgaccgatgatctctggagagccagggatggaggccatgcgtccatcctggttctccttgacctctcagcggctttcgataccatcgaccatggtatccttctgcgacgactgcgggaggtgggagttggaggcactgttttacagtggttctcctcctacctctcggacaggtcgcagtcggtgttggttggggggcagagatcatccccgaggcccctaacttatggggtaccgcagggcccggtcttatcccccctactatttaacatatacatgaaaccgctgggcgagatcattcggaggcacgggataaaataccatcaatacgcggacgacacacagtcgtatctgtccgccccgtgccaactcaatgaagcggtggacgtgatgaaccggggtcttgaggccgttaagaactggatgagaactaacaaactggtactcaacccagacaagaccgagtggctgttgtgttttcctcccaataatttggccaatgttccatcactcaggctgggggggtcaaattttacatccctcagacagggttcgcaacttgggagtcctcctggacccacagctgacttttgaccatcatttgtcagctgtgaccaggggggcatttgcccaggttcacctggtccaccagttgcggccctacctgaatcgggaggccctcacaacagtcactcgagcccttgtgatctctaggctggtatactgcaatgtgctctacatggggctgcccttgaagagcatccggcgacttcagctagtccagaatgcggccgcgcgagtgattgtgggcgcaccgcggttcgcccacataacacctatcctccgcgagctgtgccggctacctgttgatctccgggtgcgcttcaaggtgctacttaccatccataaagccctccatggtagtggatctgagtacttgagagaccgccttctgccgattacctcccttcgacccatcagatcgcacagattaggcctcctccgaattccatccgccagtcagtgccgactggcgactacgcagaggagagccttctcagtagcagctccgaccctttggaacgatctccccgtggagattcgtaccctcaccaccgtccagaccttccgcatagcccttaagatctggctatcccgtcaggcctggggataagatcctaatccgccccacccgaatgttgaatgaatgttgtgttttactgttttattttattttattcacatattttatgttttgtcttgcactccttcccacgaattgtaagccgccctgagtcccctcagggaaaagggcggcctataaatgacaaataaaactaaaaaaaaaacataagggatgtggtggctcagtgtctaagacactgagcttgtcgatcaaaaaggttggtggtttgaatccctagtgccacgtaacagagtgagctcccattacttgtcccagcttctgacaacctagcagttcaaaagcatgtaaaaatgctagtagaaaaatagggaccatgtttggtgggaaggtaacagtgttccatgtgccttgggcatttagtcatgccggccacaagaccacagagacatcttcggacagcgctggctcttcagctttgaaatggaattgagcaccgtcccctagagttgggaacgactagcacatatgtgtgaggagaacctttacttttaatattAGACATAGTGATGCTGCTCTTGCTGTTCGTATATTAGAAAGATGCATTCTCCATCACATTTTAAATCCCTGGTTTATTTAGCTGGAGCATATTCTTTTACTCTTTTTCATATTCTGTTTTGTAATATTTCTGTAGTTTTGCTAaagtgttattttttaaaaatcatttaaatcatttaaaaaggagaatatttatttatttagcatagtgATGTTACATTAGCCAAGAAACTACAGTGCTACTACAAAGTAATAGTTTGGTTGTCAATAATTGCTAGTCAATTTTGTTCATGCTCGCATTTTACCTGGAGTCCATTACAGGGAGCCACCTAGCCCTCCATACTCATAAGGCTTGAGGGCATTCTGCAACATCATCTGGAGCTTTTTCCACCTCCAATGTCACCTGGCATTCAGGCATCACATTTAGGGAGGTCCAACAACAGTTAAATTCATAGTTCTGCTTGAAGCACCATTTTTCCCACCAAAatgttatctatttatctacttgcacaaAACATGTTTTCAGACTGccagattggcagaagctgaggtaagtgatgggagctcattccattacctAGGTGTTAGGACTCAAACTGTCTGTTGTGGTCCACCAatagcctgcagagctggcagcagaggcggacaatgaagaggttggggaggaaggtgggccaatcctgaagtctggggaaggcttgaacAAGGgatctgcatcagaggcagagaaggggccggggccatctgggaattatgtgctgcctctggagcctctggaGTTGGACAtgagcaaggcagaggaacagggggaacctgtttccagtgcatgcatgcacagagctgccagaaggcaagaacagttgaGACAAAAGGGATGACTCAGGAGTAAggtttggagatgattggcccctcccataagacacaaaggaggagcaaaggcacatgagcctttgcaggaaacaactttgttcattctggttggtttaaagtctgaagctctgttttgactctgtgctgcatgtggccttgcaaagctaattacCAATTAGATCTTTGGCAGcgttcaagggagataaaggtggtgcttatcagccttatcccaaaagactttgGTAGACTTCTGTTAGACTCTTtataaactatttgtgactcattacgggctatgaatgaacataattcacagccgttgaaataaaaagagggttttgggtactaagcatgtgcttattattgtctcaggaagcctaggtcagaacactgccAGAGTACAGACTTTCTCCAGCATCATTaagacactgagccaccgcccATCTATAAAAGGAGTATATACATTAAGGAAAAAAGCCCaagcatatacagtatattggcATAAATTTAAATACAGTACAATTGCACATGAATgttgtgctattttttttaaccacagaATATCATAAGCTTGTATAGAAACGGAATGGAATACTCCTCTTTGGGAAATTGATTCTTTTTATCCAATACATgcatcttaaattttaaatgccATCAGTCAGTGTCTCTTATACTGCTTTCTATTTGGAACAGGAACACATTACTAAAAGACCACTGGTAAGTTATGCAATCTGCCTGAGATATCTCTGCTCAAATACTGATGTTAGTTGTCAGTCTACACTGctgattgcatttatttttaaactattttttctaTTCCGTATAGTTGCAGAGAGTGACAGACCTGAAATGGAGAGTTCTACTCAAAAGCAggaatggggggaaaaagaacTCTGTGTAAATGGTTGGAAAAACAGCAGAAATCTGGGCCACAATCCAATAAAATCAATATACAGATTTTCTCTTTATGCATTGACTTTTTAATCACATGCATAATGAATTTAATCCAAATGGCTTTGGCACTGACATATAGGAAAAGGCCTAAGAAGATAGGAATTTATTTTCAAAGCACTCCACATaatgaacttttttttactttgaaaaatTGGATTTAATTATTCTGGCCTtttaatacatttcttacactaGAGAATATAAAGTTTCCCTATTTTGTTGTTCACTTGTTTGTTTCTATGCAGTAAAAAACAGTTTGACATTTTTGAATATACAGTAGTTTAAAATACAGTCTTACCTGCATATGAAGGCAAATAATCGCATATTATCACTACATTTTAGTGTAAATAAATAGACTTCTAACTTTATTTTAATTCAGTTTAAGAAATAATAACAGAAAATATAATGTGCTTCAGCATATCTCTTgcagttgttgggtttttttaatgttaacttTTATAATCAGTTTTCAGTGAGGTAAATTAATATTCTTATATTTTACGTAAGTACAAAATAGTATATGAAGTTGGAGAACAATTCTGCTGCCTCATTATTCCATCAACATTTTCAGCAAGTAAAATAGCATTTACTTAAAATAATGCCTGTAAATTATTAGCCAACTTTGTTCAGCAATGATGTAGTTGATTGAACAAAGTCAATATtatgatagacatagatagacTGTTGATATTACTGCTCCAAAGATCCTAAGATTTTGTGTATGGCATACAAAGTCAGAGAAATCTTCACATGCTAGATACATAATGCAGTCCTGACAGCCCAGGATGCTAGTTTATTCTGTTCAGCACTTACGCACCTATCCTTGGCATACCACAAGGAGCAAACTAGCCTTATACCAGCTAATTAGCTGTCTCAGGTTGCTGGCTCTTCCGAGCTCCTCCACTCAATGCCTTGCATCCAGCCAGGTGCAGCACCATCTTCCGTTCTCCACACACCAGAACACTAGTATTTtcccccaccaaagtggtacccatttatctacttgcaatattgcatgctTTCAAGCTGGGTCAGGAGGAGATAAGAATagagcaatgggagctcactcatttTTACTGCATGTTACTACAAATAATATAATACTAAGATGGAATAAAGAAGTGGCCTAGGGGTAGCAGAAAGAATTGTATGCATTGCTGAAGGAAATATATTATTGCCAATTTTTCTCTTCCAGGACAGAACAGCTCTTTTGTGTTCTTCTTTACTttgcaagagaaaaagaaaagtgtaGAATCTTCTCCTCTAGCCCCTATTAATCTTTAAGCAGATGTGAATATATTCTCCTTGTTTGGACTTGGTCACTACAACCAACTACTACAAAGACATTTGTCTTCTAACAGTTTTTGAAGCAGCTGCAACTAGTTATCATATATATGTacatcagtgatgtgcagtcaggggaggcaggggaggcagagcttcaccactgtcatcatgaaaagaaaaaaatgtaaaaggaaaaaggctgagctagttgctgccagagtcacagtggatgactctgcttagtgcttaactgtttaaaaaagcctctaaaaagtgccctctgcaggaggaggtgggagaaccacgtgcctcgtttagtctgactttatgatcactcaagcagagttaagcaagagttaaaagccgaaaaattccttatgtagatgaggcatgtggttctcttgcctctttCTGTAGagagcatttttagaggcttttttaaacagttaagcagagtcatccattggggactctggcagcaactaacccagcctgacctcagcagctcttgcctttttccttttacatttttacattttcatggtggcaggcaagagcagagttgaaatcctctgtgaaacagctggaaaaggtatgtgggtctgaaacagcatggggtccatcATTGAACCCctaaatacttaatcaggctacttgtcttTGTCTAATTCTAAAACCTAAAAATCAAAAACTCTGCTTATGCACTTTCACCTAACGAACAAGAACAAGGAACATATTATTTTGCTTGAAACGCAGGAAGCGTGCTTTTCGCAAGTAGGAGAAGACTTAACCACAATATCTTAGTCATAGGCACAGCTCATGCCAAGGCAAAGTTCatcttgtaaacaagctataggttaaccatatttttagcaatatatctgggtggcattctgacattttcctttttctgcatgagtaaccaagattcacttctcttttagctttactttacttccctattgtggtttggaaatcatgtattgtaattttccttaaatatttgtaattttacccgaaataactttgtgctgaggtgagaagttatgacctgtattagtgcacgcctatatgacgtttatatgatttgtaataaccatttcaaaggtataaaacctctgtcaaaatgtacctaaatTAGATCAGTTTAGGTGcaaatctactggtctcttgaatgcattcaataataaataataaataataaaacaccttTCTGTTTCTGGAAAACAAGGGTATCGTCTCATACTtttacgtaagtagaaaggcagaccctgtttttgccattacatttcttggcgagccagccaggagacGATAGGGTCTTTGGGGACCCTCTGGGACCCCTAACCCGGGGGGCTGGGGGCTCATCGGGTCAGGAACCTCTCTGGCGCCAAACGGACCTTTTGTTCCGAGGGAATTTCCCGGCAGCGAGGAGAGCTCAGCCTCGGCGGTTAGCAGGTCTCAAGAGCCTTGGAAAaccagaggagaaaggagaacaaAAGTCTGGCCAGCACCGGAGGAGGAAAGCCACAGAAAACAGGCAAGTAATTGTgggctttctatttaagacccggtttttctttttaaaccggAGAGTGAGGTCTGATCCACCTTGCTAGGTATAAAGGTTTTGGGAATTGGACTGTccagaatatatgtatgtgtttaaaaGGATAAAGTGTTAAGAATTGTGTTATTCAGTATTTGGAAAATTATGGGTGGAGGAAGTAGTAGTCAGACTCCTCTGGATTCTAtgttaaagcattttaaagaaggatttatGAGTCAGGATTATGGAATTGTGTGGAGTAAACATGAGCTTAGGAGGTTTTGTGAATTAGAATGGCCCAGATATGACATTGGGTGGCCTGAAATAGGTACCTTTGATCCTCACTTAGTTTTAAAAGTCCATAGGTTGGTGTTTGATCCTAAGATAGGGAGCTTAGCTCAGGCTCCATATATAGATGTTTGGAAGAAATTAGTTAATCAACCCCCAGCTTGGTTAAAGAAATGTAAACAACaatgtattcttatggctgtcaGAGTTACAGACCCCAAAAGTCCTAAGCAGAGACCACCAGTCTTGGCTAGTGCACCAGAGGAATTGCCACAACCCCCTCCATATGTTGCACCTAGAGGGGTCGGTTTGCCAGTCACACCGCAATCCTTGTCCCTGACTTATACCAGAAGAACTACACCCAGCACGGGGGGGTCCACAAGCCAGTTACCTATTGAAGGAATTGAGCAGGGATTAGATGCTGTACTTACTAGCATGGAACAGATAAGAtataaaggagagaaagaagaaaaagctccTATAAGTTCCCCCGACACCATGGGACCAGAGTtttgggaaaagaaggaggaagagatggaccaATTGTTGGGAGCTGTGGGTGGAGAAGTGGAACCAGTGTCAGCCAGAACCAGAGCAAAGACAGAGACTGTTTTTACAGCACCTCTCAGACGAGTTGACCAATTCTTAGTAAACCCAGATGACCCCTCCCAAGTTTCAACAGGGTCGTTGTTTCAGCATGTTCCttttaccacctctgatttgcttaATTGGAAAATGCACTATGGGCCTTATAGTGCTAAACCAAATGAAGTGGCAGAATTGGTAAAAACTATTGTGGATACTCATCATCCAACTTGGCTAGATTTACAACAACTTATGGCAACACTTTTCAATgctgaagaaagggagaaaatcaGGAATGCAGTgtctaatattttaaaaccagatgtcCCTGCACGTACAACCTTAGCAGACTTTATTGAACAGCGTTTCCCCTCAAAAGATCCTAACTGGAGTCCTTATGATTCGCATCAATTAAACTTGTTGCTTAATTATCAACAGTTAATCATAAAAGCTGTGCGCATAGCAGGAAAGCCTGCAACAAACATGTCAAAGCCAAGTTTAATTACCCAAGAAGCTACTGAAAGTCCGGAAGCTTTTTATTCTAGGTTGGTTGAGGCATATGAGATGTACACTCCTATAGACCCCACTCTGCCTGAAAATGCTCGCATGCTAGCAATGGCTTTTATTTCACAATCAGCCCCAGACATAAGGCATAAGCTTCAAAAGTTGGAAGGAGCGTTGGGAAAACCCCTTAGTGAACTCATGGAAGTTGCCAGGAAGACATTTGTCAACAGGGATTTgttggaggagaggaaaaaagataagcagatgaagaaaaaagcagaattgcTAGCCACCGCTTTAATGACTGTGCCAGGGGGAAATAGAGGAAGTAGGGAGAGGATTGTGATCCCCTCCTTAGGTCAAAATCAATGTGCTATATGTCACAGGTATGGGCACTGGAAAAGAGATTGTCCCAGAAGAGAAGGAATTGAGAGAagggagattgaacagccaagggTAACTAGAAATCCTACCCCTTTGCCAAGAAATTTCTCTCTTAGTCGACCCAACACCTTCAGGGGACGTGGAACACTCAGGAAGCCCATTAACAGCCTGCGAAAAAGGGAAGCCAAGGGATTTTCCCCCGACACTCCTTTGattggattggcagaagctgaggagtGGGATTGACGGGGCAGTGTAGGTTCAATTAGCCTCCCCGAACCTATGGTCTGTCTGAATGTGGGGGGCAAAGAAGTTTCTTTCCTTGTAGATACAGGAGCAACCCGTTCAGTATTAACTCAACCTTTGGGACATATTTCTTCTCAATCTATCAACATTCAAGGGGCAACAGGAAAACCACAAACCCAGCCACTTTTAGAGCCTCTATTATGCACGGCGGGAGGAAAAATGTTGACTCACCAGTTCGTATATTTGCCCAGCTGCCCGCTTCCACTCATGGGTAGAGATTTACTTTGCAAACTTCGAGCACAGATATTTTTTGATGAAAAGGGATCCGTAGGAGTAAGATATGGAAATGTGAATTTAGAAATTCCTCGGGAAGAGGCTTGGAGAATCATGGTGGTGCAGGAAGTCTCAGGAGACAAATGGAGGGAGTTCCGGGTTCCTGAGCTGTGGGCGGAAGATAACCCCCCTGGTTTTGCTGCTCACCACACCCCTGTCATTGTTGAGGAACTACCAATGAGTCGTCCTGTATGCATCCGCCAGAGGGGGTACCCAAGAGAAATTGTGCAGGCTATTCAGGAAGTCATACAACTGTATCTGACTTATAAGATTCTGGTGCCCACTGACTCACCATGGAATTCCCCGATTCTACCTATACCAAAAGGGGGAGGAAAATATAGAATGGCTCAGGATCTTCGTAGGGTTAATAGttcaacagtcacaatttatcCTACGTTGCCAAATCCTTATGTGTTACTTGGACTGATTCCACCAGAAGCTAAATGGTtttcagttattgatttaaaagatgctttcTTTTCTATACCCATTCATAAAAAGAGTCAGCACTTGTTTGCCTTTGAATGGGAAAATCCGACAACAGGAAGGAAACAACAATATACTTGGACACGCCTCCCACAGGGGTATAAAAATTCGCCAACGCACTTCAGCGCGGCGTTAGCGACGGAC from Thamnophis elegans isolate rThaEle1 chromosome 8, rThaEle1.pri, whole genome shotgun sequence includes these protein-coding regions:
- the LOC116512617 gene encoding uncharacterized protein LOC116512617 gives rise to the protein MEQIRYKGEKEEKAPISSPDTMGPEFWEKKEEEMDQLLGAVGGEVEPVSARTRAKTETVFTAPLRRVDQFLVNPDDPSQVSTGSLFQHVPFTTSDLLNWKMHYGPYSAKPNEVAELVKTIVDTHHPTWLDLQQLMATLFNAEEREKIRNAVSNILKPDVPARTTLADFIEQRFPSKDPNWSPYDSHQLNLLLNYQQLIIKAVRIAGKPATNMSKPSLITQEATESPEAFYSRLVEAYEMYTPIDPTLPENARMLAMAFISQSAPDIRHKLQKLEGALGKPLSELMEVARKTFVNRDLLEERKKDKQMKKKAELLATALMTVPGGNRGSRERIVIPSLGQNQCAICHRYGHWKRDCPRREGIERREIEQPRVTRNPTPLPRNFSLSRPNTFRGRGTLRKPINSLRKREAKGFSPDTPLIGLAEAEEWD